The following proteins are co-located in the Deltaproteobacteria bacterium genome:
- a CDS encoding helix-turn-helix domain-containing protein: protein MSTKSKKHHGKASLNKKLGPMTFGNFLSSWRESLGMTQVAFAKKLGISASNLCDIEKARQLVSAKKAAEIADKIGYSRTVLVELALNEQLSADGLSMKVKAEVA from the coding sequence ATGAGTACTAAGTCAAAAAAACATCATGGCAAGGCGTCGCTTAATAAAAAACTCGGTCCAATGACTTTTGGTAATTTCCTAAGTTCATGGCGCGAGAGTCTTGGTATGACTCAGGTTGCATTCGCTAAGAAACTTGGTATATCAGCGAGTAATCTTTGTGATATTGAGAAAGCTCGTCAGCTTGTCAGCGCAAAAAAGGCTGCTGAGATTGCAGATAAAATTGGGTACTCGCGAACCGTCCTTGTGGAACTAGCGCTTAACGAACAGTTATCGGCCGATGGACTTAGCATGAAGGTTAAAGCCGAGGTTGCTTAG